One genomic region from Anopheles bellator chromosome 2, idAnoBellAS_SP24_06.2, whole genome shotgun sequence encodes:
- the LOC131208946 gene encoding glutathione S-transferase 1-like, translating into MPAATLYYFPLSPPCRSVLLLVKELGLTVNLKEVNSLTGETRTEEFMRMNPEHCVPTLDDNGFHLWESRAILSYLVDAYRPGHDLYPNIPREKAQINRVLYHDLGAFFPKFFGTIGKLFTGAATELSEEMITSARNALTDLENYLIRNDFFAGEKITIADLTLLPTVCSAVHCGLDLTKYQRLHGWYETCRKEVKGFPEDEALAIQLGELFRSKVPAGLAALN; encoded by the exons ATGCCGGCCGCAACGCTGTACTACTTCCCGCTGAGCCCACCGTGTCGTtccgtgttgctgttggttaAGGAACTCGGTCTGACCGTGAAC CTGAAGGAAGTGAACTCGTTGACCGGTGAAACGCGCACCGAGGAGTTTATGCGCATGAATCCGGAGCACTGCGTGCCTACGCTGGACGACAACGGGTTCCACCTGTGGGAGTCGCGCGCCATCCTCTCCTATCTGGTCGACGCGtaccggcccggccacgatCTGTACCCGAACATACCGCGCGAAAAAGCCCAAATCAATCGCGTACTGTACCACGATCTGGGCGCGTTCTTTCCGAAGTTCTTCGGTACCATCGGCAAGCTCTTCACTGGTGCGGCCACCGAGCTGTCCGAGGAGATGATAACGAGTGCCCGGAACGCGCTGACCGATCTGGAGAACTACCTCATCCGGAATGATTTCTTCGCGGGCGAGAAGATCACCATCGCCGACCTAACCCTTCTGCCCACCGTCTGCTCCGCGGTG CACTGTGGACTGGATTTGACAAAGTACCAGCGCCTGCACGGGTGGTACGAGACGTGCCGCAAGGAAGTGAAGGGCTTCCCGGAGGACGAAGCCTTAGCGATCCAGCTCGGAGAGCTCTTCCGCAGCAAGGTGCCCGCAGGACTTGCGGCGTTGAACTAG
- the LOC131212035 gene encoding CLIP domain-containing serine protease B9-like, with product MARPLRSAKGLWFALALTLASVSGGRLALRHPCITVTELPGRCVPVKQCDNILSTLRKDVHTIEDIRFVEDSACGHTADGKALVCCAQSPPSTSEGPKVDEIARNHSSTVHLPRACGVQTELNSSTVGRHPWNVLLHYKAYENRFFCGGSLISDQYVLTAASCADDTLSWANLTVRLGEWDLDSTVDCSVAQDLVCADPAFDVMVTKVILHEAYRDRRRIDLALLRLAQKVPLNDWVAPVCLPGTTDGKAQDFQAAGWNQNTCGEKLSGYRYKTITNYRAANKTACGRYLSSVPAEASHHMCVSSSERALVVEPGGGLTATKTFDEDRNSKRAELAGVLNSLSNCANFDGHLVFTKIEPFLSWIVEALEP from the exons ATGGCCCGACCATTGAGAAGCGCTAAAGGATTGTGGTTTGCTCTCGCCCTTACATTGGCCTCTGTATCTGGCGGACGAC TGGCACTTCGACATCCGTGCATCACGGTTACGGAACTACCTGGCCGGTGCGTGCCAGTGAAACAGTGCGATAATATTCTGTCAACTCTGCGCAAGGATGTGCACACGATCGAAGACATCCGGTTTGTGGAGGACAGTGCATGTGGTCACACCGCAGACGGCAAGGCGCTCGTTTGTTGCGCACAAAGCCCTCCATCGACTAGCGAAGGACCTAAAGTTGATGAGATAGCCAGAAATCACTCCTCAACGGTCCATTTGCCCCGTGCGTGCGGTGTCCAAACGGAGCTAAACAGCAGCACTGTCGGTCGCCATCCATGGAACGTTCTGCTTCACTATAAAG CGTATGAAAACCGGTTCTTTTGTGGTGGCTCACTAATATCGGACCAGTACGTGCTAACGGCAGCCAGCTGCGCCGATGACACGTTGTCTTGGGCAAA CCTCACAGTCAGACTCGGCGAGTGGGATCTGGATTCGACGGTTGATTGTAGTGTGGCCCAAGATCTAGTGTGCGCTGACCCTGCGTTCGATGTGATGGTGACGAAGGTTATCCTTCACGAAGCCTACCGCGATCGGAGGCGAATCGATTTGGCGTTGCTCAGATTGGCTCAAAAAGTCCCACTCAACGATTGGGTAGCTCCAGTCTGTTTACCGGGAACCACCGACGGCAAGGCGCAAGACTTCCAAGCGGCCGGATGGAATCAGAACACTTGTGGTGAGA AGCTTAGTGGTTATCGATACAAAACGATCACAAACTACCGGGCGGCCAATAAAACTGCATGCGGTCGGTATTTGTCCTCGGTTCCCGCTGAGGCATCACATCACATGTGTGTGTCCTCAAGCGAACGAGCATTGGTGGTGGAGCCTGGAGGAGGCTTGACGGCGACGAAAACGTTCGACGAGGATCGTAACAGCAAACGGGCGGAGTTGGCCGGTGTGCTCAATTCACTCTCGAACTGTGCAAACTTTGACGGTCATTTGGTATTTACTAAGATCGAACCCTTCCTGAGCTGGATCGTGGAAGCTTTAGAGCCCTGA
- the LOC131211864 gene encoding CLIP domain-containing serine protease B4-like gives MPSKSSRLQVIVAVAVAVAFGVTSAQYLDPCTTPERTAGTCVLVAQCSYVRTLLYKPVLTANDVQYLESSRCGVRERKVLVCCAAPDSVGNPTTPTTPTRPSAPPSTTLATITRQDLGQFSEQVKLLPKDCGIQYSDRIIGGERAKIDEFPWTALIQHRRNNGDLKFHCGGSLISNRYVLTAAHCINNIARSWTITAVRLGEWDLQAERDCTTIFDEQICADPVQDIAVERLIVHPNYATTLSRVKNDIALIRLVQPAQFTDFVQPICLPLSDGERTRSYDGQSFMVAGWGQTEEAPQSQYKLFVVIKGVQEASCQQSYPRADIDGTQVCAGGDANKDSCRGDSGGPLMYNGNSDKGPLMYLAGVVSFGRKCGLQGVPGVYTRVNQYLEWIVGTLEP, from the exons ATGCCATCGAAGAGTTCCCGTTTGCAGGTGATAGTGGCCGTAGCCGTCGCTGTGGCGTTCGGTGTTACTAGTGCACAGT ATCTCGACCCGTGCACCACACCGGAGCGAACGGCTGGAACCTGTGTGCTGGTGGCGCAGTGCAGCTACGTCCGAACGCTCCTCTACAAACCGGTTCTGACGGCGAACGATGTGCAGTACCTGGAGAGTAGTCGTTGTGGTGTCCGCGAACGGAAGGTGCTCGTTTGCTGTGCGGCTCCCGATAGTGTGGGGAACCCAACCACTCCGACCACTCCGACACGCCCGTCGGCCCCACCATCCACTACGTTGGCTACGATCACACGACAGGACCTCGGGCAGTTCTCGGAACAAGTGAAGCTTCTGCCAAAGGATTGCGGCATCCAGTACTCGGATCGGATCATCGGGGGAGAACGGGCCAAGATCGACGAGTTTCCGTGGACCGCTCTGATACAGCACCGACGAAATA ATGGTGATCTCAAGTTCCACTGTGGAGGATCGTTGATTAGCAATCGTTACGTTCTCACGGCTGCCCACTGTATCAACAACATCGCGCGATCTTGGACGAT AACTGCTGTCCGGTTAGGTGAATGGGATCTGCAAGCGGAACGCGACTGCACCACGATCTTCGACGAGCAAATCTGTGCCGATCCGGTGCAGGATATTGCGGTCGAGCGGCTCATCGTGCATCCAAACTACGCCACGACGTTGTCGCGGGTGAAGAACGATATCGCCCTGATACGCTTGGTGCAACCGGCCCAGTTTACGGACTTTGTTCAACCGATCTGCCTGCCGCTCAGCGATGGCGAGCGTACGCGATCGTACGATGGGCAAAGCTTCATGGTCGCTGGATGGGGTCAAACGGAGGAGG CACCCCAAAGTCAATACAAACTCTTCGTGGTGATCAAGGGCGTACAGGAGGCCAGCTGCCAGCAAAGCTACCCGCGCGCAGACATTGACGGTACGCAAGTTTGTGCTGGAGGCGATGCGAACAAAGACTCTTGTCGAGGCGATTCCGGTGGTCCGCTGATGTACAACGGCAACAGCGACAAAGGTCCGCTAATGTATCTGGCCGGAGTGGTCAGCTTTGGCAGGAAGTGTGGTTTGCAGGGAGTTCCCGGTGTTTATACGCGTGTCAATCAGTACCTCGAGTGGATCGTGGGTACCCTAGAGCCATAG
- the LOC131211865 gene encoding serine protease easter-like has protein sequence MKLQTSPAVLLLLLGTFCGLSWALNLYDECRTPDDQQGTCVLLRSCSTIRELLMKKTALTAGERDYIVKAKCGTQGSSVLACCPFSRKLPTRFGVPVELPKPGECGAMLSNRIVGGSVTHLGDYPWLARIQYYKTNNRYGFHCGGVLIHSQYVLTAAHCIEGVPSSWIVYQVRLGEHDTTKDIDCEDDDCADPVRDVLITTYVVHPEYYKQNGADYNDIALLQLAETVESTDYIRPICLPTADNMRAENLTGKFATVAGWGQTEKSSSSTLKLHLQVPLWGNDACADAFTDVRLDITGTQLCAGGEKGKDSCRGDSGGPLMRYVASNGSTNRFWFLAGVVSFGLEQCGTSGVPGVYTRMSEFTDWVLETME, from the exons ATGAAACTGCAGACATCCCCAGCGgtactgctgttgcttctcGGCACGTTCTGCGGGTTATCATGGGCAC TGAACCTGTACGACGAGTGCCGTACGCCGGATGACCAGCAGGGTACCTGCGTGCTGTTGCGTTCCTGTTCCACAATCCGTGAGCTGCTGATGAAGAAGACCGCGCTGACGGCCGGGGAGCGGGACTACATAGTGAAGGCCAAATGCGGAACACAGGGGAGCTCGGTGTTGGCCTGCTGCCCGTTTTCGCGCAAACTTCCGACACGTTTCGGTGTGCCGGTTGAGTTGCCGAAACCCGGCGAATGCGGTGCGATGCTTTCGAACCGCATCGTCGGAGGATCGGTCACGCATCTCGGTGATTACCCGTGGTTGGCGCGAATTCAGTACTACAAGA CCAACAATCGGTACGGGTTCCACTGCGGTGGGGTACTAATCCACAGCCAGTATGTCCTGACCGCTGCACACTGCATCGAAGGCGTCCCGTCGAGCTGGATCGTCTACCAAGTGAGGCTCGGTGAGCATGATACGACCAAAGATATCGACTGTGAAGATGACGACTGTGCTGACCCGGTACGGGATGTGCTGATCACGACCTACGTGGTGCACCCGGAGTACTACAAACAGAACGGTGCCGATTACAACGATATTGCGCTGCTCCAGCTGGCGGAGACGGTCGAGTCAACCGACTACATTCGGCCAATCTGTCTACCGACGGCGGACAACATGCGGGCGGAAAATCTGACCGGCAAGTTTGCCACCGTGGCCGGCTGGGGCCAGACGGAAAAAAGCTCCTCCAGCACGCTGAAGCTCCATCTGCAGGTCCCGCTCTGGGGTAACGATGCGTGCGCCGACGCGTTCACCGATGTACGGCTAGACATTACCGGCACGCAACTGTGTGCCGGGGGCGAAAAGGGGAAAGACTCGTGCCGGGGTGATTCCGGTGGCCCGCTAATGCGTTACGTGGCCTCGAATGGGTCCACCAACCGATTCTGGTTCTTAGCCGGTGTGGTAAGCTTCGGGTTGGAGCAGTGCGGCACTTCCGGAGTTCCCGGAGTGTACACGCGCATGAGTGAATTTACGGACTGGGTCCTGGAAACCATGGAGTAG